The genomic region GGTGAGGCGAAGTCAATCCTGTGGAACCCCGACAACGTTGGCGGATTGCCCCTCACCGATGGACCCAGCGGAATCCGTTCGGACGCACCGGACCCCGAGGGCAGAGTCGCCTACTCCGACGGTGGTTCAGTAGACCGGTTGGGAATGCTCGCGGTCAACGATGCCGAGGAGTTCTGGCGGGCGAATTACAGTCCCACCCTCGAAGGCACATTCGCGCCGGTCGAGAACTACGCCTCGTGGGATTCAAACGACCCCAACGGACCGGAACTGTGCGGACAGAACGGATATAAGAGTCCCAACGCGTTCTTCTGCTATCCCCTGGACCTGATGGCCTGGGATCGCGGTGTGTTGTTGCCGATAGGACAAAAGTACTTCGGCGACCTCTCAGTCGCGTCCGTCATCGCTCACGAGTACGGCCACGCCGTACAGGACATGGCCGACATAGTCGATCGGTCTGACCCCACTGTCATTGGGGAACAACAGGCCGACTGCTTCGCGGGCACCTACATCCGTTGGGTCGCCGAGGGGAAATCGCCACGATTCGAACTCAATACCGGCGAAGGGCTGACCAAGGTCCTCGCCAGCATCCTCACGAGTCGAGACCCCGTGTGGAATGAGGAAGACCAGGAGATGGTGACCGAGGGGCACGGCACGGCGCTGGATCGCGTCACCGCCTTCCAGATGGGGTTCGTCGAGGGCGTATCGGCCTGTGCTCGAATCGATCTCGAGGAGATCGAGACACGTCGAGGTGATCTTCCGATATTGCTCGGCACTGACGATTCCGGCGCCGATCAGACCGGTGAGGTGCCGATCAACCAGAAACTCGTCGACACGCTCATCGGACAGCTCAATCGCCAGTTCACTCCAACGACCCCGCCGACGGTGTCCACTCAGCCCGCGGCGCAACCCTGCCCTGACGCCAAGCCGACCCTGGTCGCGTCTTACTGTCCGTCCACCAACACGATCACAGTCGACATGCCGGCGATGCAGAAGTTCGGAGCGGTCGCCGACATCGAGCAGGGCGTGCTGGTCCAAGGTGACAACACCGCGATATCGGTGCTGATCTCCAGATACGTGCTCGCGCTTCAACACGAGCGCAACGCCTCGCTGGACGACGCGGCTGCCAGCCTGCGCACGGCCTGCCTGACTGGATTCGCCCAGCGCAACATGGTCGAGGTCGAGCCGTTGCCGTCCGGATCAAGCATCACTCTCACCGCCGGCGACATGGATGAGGCGGTGGCCGGTCTACTCAACAACGGTCTGGTCGCCAGTGACGTCGACGGCGAGACCGTTCCGGCGGGCTTCAGTCGCATCATGGCGTTCCGGTCAGGGCTGCTCGACACCGATGGCGACGCCTGTTACACCCGATTCCCCTGACCACTCACGGATTTCGAGCACGACAGATGAGGAACCGGGAATGACCAACTGGCCGGGAACACCACCGCCACCACCACCGCCCGGCGGCTCCTCAGGGTGGGTCGATCCCGACGCCCCCACCGGCCTCGCACCCCAGCACCAACGACCACAGCCAAGCGGATGGCAGCAGCCACAGCAGCCACCCGCAGAACCCCCGCCATGGCCAGCGCAGAATCAACCGCCGCCCCCAGGGCTGTGGCCCCACCAACAGCCACAGCCACCGTGGCCGGTCTACCCGGGAGCCGGCGGACCGCCACCCACGAATCGCCGCCGTATCCCGCTGATCGTGGGGCTGATCGCGGCGGCCCTCGTGGTGATCGTCGTGGCAGTACTGGCCATCAAGGCGCTCGGAGGAAGCGACAACATCTCCGCCAGCGACACCGTGAAGGGTTACCTGGAGGCCCTCAGCGCCGGTGACGCGGCCAAGGCGTTGTCCTACGGCGCTGCGCAGCCCGCCAACTCCGACCTGCTCACCGACGAGATCCTCAAGAAGCAGTTGGCCCGGATGCCGATCACGAACATTCGCATCCTCGACGAGGACACCTCGATGATGGCCATCGGCATGACGACGGTCC from Mycolicibacterium sp. YH-1 harbors:
- a CDS encoding peptidase; protein product: MSRTTLDGARESVSGGKRWVCVVIALSVAVLTACSPALQGEAKSILWNPDNVGGLPLTDGPSGIRSDAPDPEGRVAYSDGGSVDRLGMLAVNDAEEFWRANYSPTLEGTFAPVENYASWDSNDPNGPELCGQNGYKSPNAFFCYPLDLMAWDRGVLLPIGQKYFGDLSVASVIAHEYGHAVQDMADIVDRSDPTVIGEQQADCFAGTYIRWVAEGKSPRFELNTGEGLTKVLASILTSRDPVWNEEDQEMVTEGHGTALDRVTAFQMGFVEGVSACARIDLEEIETRRGDLPILLGTDDSGADQTGEVPINQKLVDTLIGQLNRQFTPTTPPTVSTQPAAQPCPDAKPTLVASYCPSTNTITVDMPAMQKFGAVADIEQGVLVQGDNTAISVLISRYVLALQHERNASLDDAAASLRTACLTGFAQRNMVEVEPLPSGSSITLTAGDMDEAVAGLLNNGLVASDVDGETVPAGFSRIMAFRSGLLDTDGDACYTRFP